One genomic window of Halobellus limi includes the following:
- a CDS encoding AAA family ATPase encodes MRIKEVTLENVKSYEEKTRIDLQGGVTAILGENGSGKSTIQEAIGFALFDSLPFNNNEFVREGASSGTVEVVIEFDQGDDVEVYRVTRSAGRSNYGVARYDEPNDEWVSQDIDSKSGLIDWLCARFDLDSKDDLQSLWKSCVGVPQTRFLADFAQTPRNRKSTFDELLGVDAYEESFKGALKQVPDTIEAEQEDVRGEIQQLTGEVQDLPAKRSKKTELENQIQSISTEIEETKAELSEVKEKFDELDSVKNRIEELDTEIAQLEQEISAKKDALETAKSELTKAREAAQKCEEAAEGHEKYEEAKEREEELSEQKKELDALEDQLSEQEARLQRLKDKKETLQEQTEKHREAKESLEQHEQEKERYEKLGEKISDLESDEKTIDRLEGEIDDLDDEAHEALLELQEKEELIAEIEAEAKDAPDAGELRDEIGDKRAERKSLATEKKDIEEHLSILRDADSDAPCPTCGKSLDPEDREERIEEQEARLGEIESDRARLKEKIDQLQEDLAEAEQVEDRVSKLDIHRESVTQLENELADIRSERKEKEEKITQLEEEVETLPSLREEHTSLEDAKDAYYQAQARVEEYSDAPEELEEAKRKIEETAEEIEQTEEELTEYAGVEDELEQVRTTLGKHEADYKKYERNKQAAEQLEEREQAVKTLEDEIEGLEGEKGELEDNLSERQQEFDAEEHQRLEKRADALDDEITKLGVQRSERKEQLEEVNAEVERLEGKLEERSEKVETLRDLTADHNFATWVRKNVRKAGPKMREVITSRIGTRANSIFRSIRGRNTEQLEWTSDYDIVVVDADVRKSFSTLSGGEKMAAALAVRLAILEQMSGLGIAFLDEPTANLDQQKKANLVEQLNGLDAFEQLTVISHDSTFETMTDHSIIVEKPEQTSEVVSD; translated from the coding sequence ATGAGGATCAAGGAAGTCACTCTGGAGAACGTCAAGTCCTACGAAGAGAAGACAAGAATCGACCTACAGGGGGGTGTCACGGCCATCCTCGGTGAGAACGGTTCCGGGAAGTCGACGATACAGGAAGCAATCGGTTTCGCTCTCTTCGACTCACTACCGTTCAACAACAACGAGTTCGTTCGTGAGGGGGCGTCCTCTGGGACAGTCGAGGTCGTCATCGAATTCGATCAGGGAGACGACGTGGAGGTGTACAGAGTGACTCGTTCTGCCGGTCGATCGAACTACGGCGTCGCCCGCTATGACGAGCCGAACGACGAGTGGGTGAGTCAGGATATCGACTCGAAGAGCGGCTTGATCGATTGGCTCTGTGCTCGGTTCGATCTGGACAGCAAGGACGACTTACAGAGTCTCTGGAAGTCGTGTGTCGGAGTCCCCCAGACCCGATTCCTCGCCGACTTCGCACAGACACCACGCAATCGGAAGTCCACCTTCGACGAACTACTCGGCGTCGATGCATACGAGGAGTCGTTCAAAGGCGCTCTGAAGCAAGTTCCAGATACAATTGAGGCAGAGCAAGAAGATGTACGAGGCGAGATTCAGCAACTGACGGGAGAGGTACAGGATCTCCCGGCTAAACGCTCGAAGAAAACGGAGCTGGAAAATCAGATTCAGTCTATCTCTACGGAGATCGAGGAGACGAAAGCCGAACTCAGCGAGGTCAAAGAAAAGTTCGACGAACTGGACAGCGTCAAGAACCGGATCGAGGAGTTGGATACGGAGATTGCCCAACTGGAACAGGAGATCAGCGCGAAGAAGGACGCTCTGGAGACCGCAAAGTCGGAACTCACGAAGGCACGTGAAGCCGCCCAGAAATGCGAGGAGGCGGCGGAAGGGCACGAGAAATACGAGGAAGCAAAGGAGCGGGAAGAGGAGCTCAGCGAGCAGAAGAAAGAGCTCGACGCGCTCGAAGATCAACTCTCTGAGCAGGAAGCCAGACTCCAGCGTCTGAAGGATAAGAAGGAGACGCTACAGGAGCAGACCGAGAAACATCGAGAGGCCAAGGAGAGCCTCGAACAGCACGAACAAGAGAAGGAACGTTACGAGAAGTTAGGAGAGAAGATATCTGACCTCGAAAGCGATGAGAAGACGATCGACCGACTGGAGGGCGAGATAGATGACCTCGACGATGAGGCACACGAGGCACTATTGGAACTTCAAGAGAAAGAAGAACTCATCGCGGAGATCGAGGCAGAGGCAAAGGATGCCCCGGATGCCGGCGAACTCCGGGACGAGATAGGGGATAAGCGAGCGGAGCGCAAGTCGCTTGCAACAGAGAAGAAGGACATCGAAGAACATCTCTCGATTCTTCGAGACGCCGACTCCGATGCCCCCTGTCCAACGTGTGGGAAATCGTTGGATCCGGAGGATCGTGAGGAGAGAATTGAGGAGCAGGAGGCCCGTCTGGGGGAGATTGAATCGGACCGCGCCCGGCTGAAAGAGAAAATCGACCAGCTCCAAGAGGACCTCGCAGAAGCTGAGCAAGTTGAGGATCGCGTATCGAAGTTAGACATCCACCGTGAATCGGTTACTCAACTAGAAAACGAGCTGGCCGACATCCGGAGTGAGCGAAAGGAGAAGGAGGAGAAGATCACCCAGCTCGAAGAGGAAGTTGAGACCCTGCCGTCACTTCGGGAGGAACACACCTCGCTTGAGGATGCGAAAGATGCGTACTACCAAGCACAGGCCCGTGTAGAGGAATACTCCGACGCTCCTGAGGAGTTAGAGGAAGCCAAGAGGAAGATCGAAGAGACTGCTGAGGAGATCGAGCAGACTGAGGAAGAACTGACCGAGTACGCCGGTGTCGAAGACGAGCTAGAGCAAGTCAGGACCACACTCGGAAAGCACGAGGCGGACTACAAGAAGTACGAGCGGAACAAGCAAGCGGCAGAACAGCTCGAAGAGCGAGAACAAGCCGTCAAAACTCTGGAAGACGAAATCGAGGGGCTGGAGGGCGAGAAGGGAGAGCTGGAAGACAATCTCTCCGAGCGGCAGCAAGAGTTCGACGCTGAGGAACACCAGCGGCTTGAAAAGCGGGCTGACGCGCTCGACGACGAGATAACGAAACTGGGCGTCCAGAGGAGCGAACGGAAAGAACAGCTTGAGGAGGTCAACGCTGAAGTCGAGCGTCTGGAAGGTAAACTGGAGGAACGATCTGAGAAGGTCGAAACACTGCGAGACCTCACTGCCGACCATAATTTCGCCACGTGGGTTCGGAAGAACGTCCGAAAGGCTGGTCCGAAGATGCGGGAAGTAATCACCAGCAGGATCGGCACACGTGCGAACTCGATCTTCCGGTCGATTCGGGGACGAAATACAGAGCAACTGGAATGGACATCGGACTACGACATCGTCGTCGTCGATGCTGATGTCCGGAAATCGTTCTCGACACTGTCGGGCGGTGAGAAGATGGCAGCAGCGCTTGCAGTGCGGCTGGCAATCCTCGAACAGATGTCGGGACTGGGAATCGCGTTCCTCGACGAACCGACGGCGAATCTGGACCAGCAGAAGAAGGCCAACCTCGTGGAGCAGCTAAACGGACTCGATGCCTTCGAACAGCTCACCGTCATCAGCCACGACTCAACCTTCGAAACAATGACCGACCACAGCATCATTGTCGAGAAGCCAGAGCAGACTTCGGAGGTGGTGAGTGACTGA
- a CDS encoding metallophosphoesterase family protein — MNIAHLADIHLGHRQYGLKQREDDMSNSFRATLQLILKQDPDAILLPGDLFHSRDLRPKILEEAERGLELVPDEVPVVVSRGNHDENLTPREVTWLNYLHRREHIVLLEADLDATPEAAEFTPYGDQSETGSAGFYDIETESGTARVFGLQWRGARTDAALEKVAGGIESTNEEYGEPDYTILLGHFGLEDEVPSLGGNITHAELRDVREVVDYLALGHIHKRYDSGGWIYNPGSPEAHSTREARDDWDHGYYSIELDTAGDGYDGPGALEHSVEHHHARRRPYFSPPAFDVTPYDSFGELREAFHDHIDAQRGSLEAELHEEEFTKGGDLREPMVDLQFEGTLQFDRGDLTIEELAEWTEEAYDALYVQTNTSRITSAEIEELLSEIDDDEVFVDGRLRTEALEKRVFETIASESQYSDYAEEVASLLGDAHRMAKSGEAAEDIADIVTERRRELFPDATESVSIDVPEDPLASDDQREPAESASGETLDERSSTEESTSESGEVPSTDGGDRQ; from the coding sequence ATGAACATCGCACATCTGGCTGATATCCATCTCGGCCACCGACAATACGGCCTTAAACAGCGAGAGGACGACATGTCCAACTCGTTCAGAGCAACGCTCCAGCTCATCCTCAAGCAGGACCCAGATGCCATCCTGCTTCCCGGAGACCTGTTCCACTCGCGGGACTTGCGCCCGAAAATTCTGGAAGAGGCGGAGCGAGGGCTTGAACTGGTTCCCGACGAGGTACCAGTCGTCGTTTCGCGGGGTAATCACGACGAGAATCTCACGCCACGGGAGGTGACGTGGCTTAACTACCTCCATCGGCGGGAACATATCGTCCTCCTCGAAGCGGATCTCGATGCTACTCCGGAGGCTGCTGAGTTCACACCGTACGGAGACCAGTCCGAAACGGGCAGTGCGGGGTTCTACGATATCGAGACCGAGTCAGGCACTGCTCGGGTATTCGGTCTGCAGTGGCGTGGTGCTCGAACAGATGCCGCTCTTGAGAAGGTGGCTGGCGGAATCGAGTCAACGAATGAGGAGTACGGCGAGCCGGACTATACGATACTCCTCGGTCACTTCGGACTCGAAGACGAAGTCCCGTCGCTCGGAGGGAACATCACGCACGCGGAACTCCGCGATGTGAGAGAAGTCGTCGACTATCTCGCGCTGGGTCACATCCACAAGCGGTACGATTCGGGTGGTTGGATCTACAATCCCGGCTCTCCGGAAGCACATTCGACGCGCGAGGCACGAGACGACTGGGACCACGGCTACTACTCGATCGAACTCGATACCGCGGGAGACGGGTACGATGGACCGGGAGCGCTCGAACATAGCGTCGAGCACCACCACGCTCGTCGACGCCCGTATTTCAGCCCCCCGGCGTTCGATGTCACCCCGTACGATTCGTTCGGCGAACTGCGGGAGGCTTTCCACGACCACATCGATGCGCAACGTGGCTCGCTTGAGGCCGAGCTTCACGAGGAGGAGTTCACCAAGGGAGGTGACCTGCGCGAGCCGATGGTCGACCTTCAGTTCGAGGGGACGCTCCAGTTCGACCGGGGGGACCTTACGATCGAGGAACTTGCCGAGTGGACGGAGGAAGCATACGACGCGCTCTACGTCCAGACAAACACCAGCCGGATCACCTCCGCCGAGATCGAAGAACTCCTCTCTGAGATAGACGATGACGAGGTGTTCGTTGACGGGCGGCTACGAACGGAAGCCCTCGAAAAGCGTGTCTTCGAGACCATTGCATCAGAGTCCCAGTACAGCGACTACGCGGAGGAGGTCGCCTCGTTGCTCGGTGATGCTCATCGAATGGCGAAGAGTGGAGAGGCTGCCGAGGACATCGCGGACATCGTAACAGAGCGTCGACGCGAGTTGTTTCCGGACGCCACGGAGAGTGTGTCCATAGATGTTCCAGAGGACCCTCTCGCTAGCGACGACCAACGGGAGCCTGCCGAGAGTGCCTCCGGAGAGACACTAGACGAGCGTAGTTCCACGGAGGAGAGCACGAGCGAGTCTGGGGAAGTTCCCAGTACCGACGGAGGTGACCGCCAATGA